In the genome of uncultured Trichococcus sp., the window GCACCGTCCGTTTATCTTCGGAAACGACCATCCATGCACAATAGTTCCCGTCGAATGGGCTCATGAGACGGTAGAAAGTGCCGCTGTGGATTATTTTGCGGTACTTCTTGATGAACGTAATCTGTTCCTTGACGATTACCCTTTCCTGTTCCGTCAATCTGTTCAGATCCAATTCATAACCGAATGAGCCGAATGCCGAAACATTCCCGCGCGTCTCCAACGGTGTGTAACGGTGAAGCTGTTCGTTAGGAGCTGCGGAAACATGCGCTCCCATCGAGCTCAAGGGGTAAACAAAAGAAGTGCCGTACTGGATTTTCAATCGCTCAACTGCATCCGTATCATCACTGGTCCATCCTTGCGGAGAATAATAGATCATCCCAGGATCAAAGCGACCTCCCCCGGAAGCGCAAAATTCAAAAAGAATTTCCGGAAACTCGGATGTCAGACGTTCATACAGGTCATAGACGCCCAGCATGTAGCGATGGAACACCTCACCCTGTCTCCCGGCAGGAAGGCTTGGCGAATAAGCCTCAGTGATGCAGCGGTTCATATCCCATTTCACATAAGAAATTTTGGCTTCGCGCAATATCTTGGAAATCATGGTGTAAATATGATCGACTACTTCAGAACGGGTGAAATCAAGGACATATTGGTGGCGCCCGTGGGAAACCGGTCTTCCCGGTGTATGGATGATCCAATCCGGATGAGCCCGGAAAAGATCACTGTCCGCATTCACCATTTCCGGCTCAAACCATAGCCCGAACCGCAAGCCGATCGCTTCGATTTTTTCAGCCAAGCCGTCAATCCCCTCCGGCAACAGTTCCCTGTTGACGAACCAATCTCCGAGCCCAGCTCGCTCATGACGCCGGCCCCCAAACCAGCCATCATCCAGAACGAACAGTTCCACCCCGTCTACATAAGCTGTTTCGGCAAAATCCAGCAATTGCTGTTCCGTGAAATCCATCCCGGTCGCTTCCCAATTATTGATCAAAATCGGACGTTCCTTATCGCGCCACGTCCCTCTTGCCAACCGTTGGCGGTAGAGGCTGTGGAAAGTTTGGCTCATGCCGTTCAATCCATTTCCGCTGTGCACCATCACGACTTCCGGTGTCTGGAAGGTTTGTCCTGGTTCAAGCAACCAGCCGAAGCCGAACGGATTGATCCCCATACTGACGCGCGCAACATTGTAGGTATCCACTTCCACTTGCGCCAAGAAATTACCGGAATAAACGAAACTGAATCCCAGGACCTCTCCGGATTGTTCGGTGGCATCCGGTCTTTTCAAAGCAATGAACGGATTTTGGTAGTGGCTGGATGATCCTCTCGCGCTTTCGACACTTTGGATACCCGGAACCAACCGACGGAAGTAGGGATGACGTTCCCGTCCCCAAGCGCCCGACAACTGCA includes:
- a CDS encoding alpha-galactosidase, whose product is MPIHIHQQGKFFHLTNQKISYIMQVLEDGSLGNLYFGKKVADRTDFSHLIESAYRPNTAYASQEDYSFSREHMRQEFPVYGTTDFRHPAISVLHENGSRVSTFRVKEHAVHSGKRKLAGLPATYAESPEEATTLEITLEDSLAGVVVLLSYTLYEERPVVTRSVRVRNDGQKNVQLERLLSMNLDLPDAEYELLQLSGAWGRERHPYFRRLVPGIQSVESARGSSSHYQNPFIALKRPDATEQSGEVLGFSFVYSGNFLAQVEVDTYNVARVSMGINPFGFGWLLEPGQTFQTPEVVMVHSGNGLNGMSQTFHSLYRQRLARGTWRDKERPILINNWEATGMDFTEQQLLDFAETAYVDGVELFVLDDGWFGGRRHERAGLGDWFVNRELLPEGIDGLAEKIEAIGLRFGLWFEPEMVNADSDLFRAHPDWIIHTPGRPVSHGRHQYVLDFTRSEVVDHIYTMISKILREAKISYVKWDMNRCITEAYSPSLPAGRQGEVFHRYMLGVYDLYERLTSEFPEILFEFCASGGGRFDPGMIYYSPQGWTSDDTDAVERLKIQYGTSFVYPLSSMGAHVSAAPNEQLHRYTPLETRGNVSAFGSFGYELDLNRLTEQERVIVKEQITFIKKYRKIIHSGTFYRLMSPFDGNYCAWMVVSEDKRTVLVGQYKILNEVNAPFRRLQLIGLDPSTEYVDIADGKGYYGDELMHIGLVTSDASCGQVLDGRKPSCDFDSKIYIFEAK